Proteins encoded by one window of Pelmatolapia mariae isolate MD_Pm_ZW linkage group LG14, Pm_UMD_F_2, whole genome shotgun sequence:
- the LOC134640639 gene encoding extracellular calcium-sensing receptor-like, translating to MGKPVGLQGLQVTVCSQLGAPSNRGVFQDGDVIIGGLFSLHYIPSAVEQDYTRLPHYEPCSGLELQALKYMYAMAFAVEEINQNSALLPGIKLGYHILDSCGRYPWALQSALSLVGGDRHSCNLTASTLSSGVQPVPLLIGGHASTTGVILSRILGPLSVPVISYLASCPCLSDRSNFPNFFRTIPSDIYQARTMAQLAIRLNWTWIGAVLANNDYGQKAIQVFQEEIKGKRVCLEFIETVHRETIVSDARRVALTIQSSTATVILIFCWYTDVQKIFVELAKRNVTGRQFLASEAWSTSDDLLQDITISKVASGVLGVAIRSSSIPGFENYLKKLSPSHRPDDEFLGEFWEKEFGCSIVNASHNISTSSHVKKASISPCSGTESINEVQHFFSDITQLRVVYNVYLAVYAAAHALHSLLSCPSGKIPPQNNISSCSSPKHIRTVELLQHLNTVNLTTPQGEVFYFQGGDPPAKYDLVNWQNTPKGTLKLVVVGHVDGFDLHLNESAIQWSTGSNQVPDSVCSKSCHPGTWMADRKGEPVCCFDCIPCAEGEISNKTDSLQCEQCPSEFWSNAERIACIPRQLDFLSFNETLGITLTTAAVSGVSVTTAVFVVFLFYRQTPMVRANNSELSFLLLLSLKLCFLCSLVFIGRPSVWSCRFQQAAFGISFVLCVSCLLVKTIVVLAVFRSARPGAETLMKWFGPGQQRGSVCFFTCIQVIICVIWLSLSPPRPQSDLGFQGSKVTLECTMESVVGFSLVLGYIGLLACTCLLLAFLARKLPDNFNEAKLITFSMLIFCAVWVAFVPAYISSPGKYVVAVEVFAILASSYGLLLCIFAPKCFIILLRPEKNTKKHLMAR from the exons ATGGGTAAACCAGTGGGACTGCAGGGGTTGCAGGTGACGGTGTGCTCCCAGCTGGGTGCGCCAAGCAACAGGGGTGTCTTTCAGGATGGAGATGTGATTATCGGTGGACTCTTTAGTTTGCATTACATACCTTCAGCTGTAGAACAGGACTACACCAGACTGCCACATTATGAACCTTGTAGCGG TTTAGAATTACAAGCACTAAAATATATGTATGCTATGGCATTTGCCGTGGAGGAAATAAATCAAAACAGCGCTCTGCTACCAGGAATAAAACTAGGTTATCATATACTTGATAGCTGCGGCCGATACCCCTGGGCTCTGCAAAGTGCTCTCTCACTGGTTGGAGGAGACAGACACAGCTGCAATTTAACAGCCTCTACACTTT CATCAGGTGTTCAGCCTGTTCCTTTACTCATTGGAGGTCACGCATCTACAACAGGAGTGATACTGTCTAGGATCCTAGGGCCTCTCTCTGTACCAGTT ATCAGCTACTTGGCTAGCTGCCCCTGTCTTAGTGACAGGTCCAACTTTCCTAACTTCTTCAGAACAATCCCCAGTGATATCTACCAAGCTCGGACCATGGCACAACTGGCCATACGCCTCAACTGGACTTGGATTGGCGCTGTGCTTGCGAACAATGATTATGGTCAAAAGGCAATACAG GTATTTCAGGAAGAGATTAAGGGGAAAAGGGTGTGTTTAGAATTCATTGAGACTGTCCACAGAGAAACTATTGTGAGTGATGCCAGACGGGTGGCGCTTACGATCCAGTCTTCAACTGCAACTGTGATACTGATCTTTTGCTGGTATACAGATGTACAGAAAATATTTGTGGAACTTGCCAAGAGAAAT GTGACTGGCAGACAGTTTCTGGCCAGTGAGGCCTGGAGTACCAGTGACGATCTTCTTCAAGATATTACAATCTCTAAGGTGGCAAGTGGGGTTCTTGGTGTTGCCATTCGGAGTTCATCAATACCTGGATTTGAAAATTATCTAAAAAAGTTGAGCCCATCTCATCGTCCTGATGATGAATTTCTGGGAGAATTTTGGGAAAAGGAGTTTGGATGCAGTATTGTGAATGCCTCACACAATATTTCTACCTCATCCCATGTGAAAAAAGCTTCTATATCACCCTGCAGTGGGACAGAGTCCATAAATGAAGTGCAGCATTTCTTTAGCGACATCACCCAGCTAAGAGTGGTGTATAATGTCTACCTTGCTGTTTATGCTGCAGCCCACGCCCTTCACAGCCTACTCTCCTGCCCCAGTGGAAAAATCCCTCCTCAAAACAACATCTCTTCTTGTTCCTCTCCAAAACACATCAGAACTGTAGAG CTATTGCAACACTTAAACACAGTGAATCTCACAACACCACAAGGAGAAGTGTTTTATTTCCAAGGAGGTGACCCCCCAGCAAAGTATGACCTTGTGAACTGGCAGAACACACCCAAGGGGACGCTTAAACTTGTTGTGGTTGGTCATGTAGATGGTTTTGACCTCCACCTTAATGAGTCAGCTATTCAGTGGAGCACAGGATCAAATCAG GTGCCTGATTCAGTGTGCAGTAAAAGCTGTCACCCAGGTACATGGATGGCAGATAGGAAAGGGGAACCTGTCTGCTGTTTTGACTGTATCCCATGTGCTGAAGGGGAGATTAGCAATAAAACTG ATTCACTCCAGTGTGAGCAGTGTCCGTCTGAGTTCTGGTCTAATGCTGAAAGAATTGCCTGCATCCCTCGCCAGCTGGACTTTCTTTCCTTTAATGAAACTTTGGGCATTACTCTCACGACAGCAGCTGTGTCTGGTGTCAGTGTGACAACCGCTGTCTTTGTCGTGTTTCTTTTCTATCGTCAAACACCTATG GTACGAGCCAATAATTCAGAGCTGAGCTTCCTCCTTCTTCTGTCACTCAAGCTCTGCTTCCTGTGCTCGCTCGTGTTCATTGGCCGCCCGTCAGTCTGGTCCTGCCGGTTCCAGCAAGCTGCATTTGGGATCAgctttgtgctttgtgtttctTGCCTCCTGGTAAAAACCATTGTGGTTCTGGCTGTTTTCCGCTCAGCTCGGCCTGGTGCTGAAACTTTAATGAAGTGGTTTGGCCCTGGCCAACAGAGAGGAAGTGTCTGCTTCTTTACCTGTATACAG GTTATCATCTGCGTTATATGGCTGTCTCTCAGTCCCCCCAGGCCTCAAAGTGATCTTGGTTTTcaagggtcaaaggtcaccttGGAGTGCACCATGGAGTCTGTCGTGGGCTTCTCCCTTGTCCTAGGCTACATTGGCCTGCTGGCCTGTACTTGCCTCCTCTTGGCGTTTCTTGCTCGTAAACTTCCAGACAATTTCAATGAGGCCAAACTCATCACCTTCAGCATGCTGATTTTCTGTGCTGTTTGGGTGGCCTTTGTGCCTGCTTACATTAGCTCTCCGGGGAAGTATGTTGTTGCTGTGGAAGTTTTTGCAATACTTGCCTCTAGCTATGGTTTACTGCTTTGCATTTTTGCCCCCAAATGTTTCATTATTCTTTTGAGGCCTGAGAAGAACACAAAGAAACATCTTATGGCtcgatag